Proteins encoded together in one Musa acuminata AAA Group cultivar baxijiao chromosome BXJ3-6, Cavendish_Baxijiao_AAA, whole genome shotgun sequence window:
- the LOC135639440 gene encoding transcription factor MYB78-like: MAYITWKLSPLHHSASSRLPIILAPGMSETRGSHGKHEDMELLNRGPWTVEEDKLLTHYIACHGEGRWNLLARCSGLRRTGKSCRLRWLNYLKPDVRRGNLTPEEQLLILELHSKWGNRWSRIAQHLPGRTDNEIKNYWRTRVKKQARQLKVDANSSKFRDAVRCYWMPRLLQKFGSSQTMQYSLEANTNTTTSDQVQHRPCQEIINPSMQYCQLGSSSSHEPQAPENRSAVFPPLPVNMSEFPWRASDEIHGVAFNLFSSDFSMNNAYDLGTCDLTPVSASAPIYSDLDYGTDNNDCSNYNGDNLWSMDELCDMLKSYVSGADIKVPFSDYNS, encoded by the exons ATGGCCTATATAACATGGAAACTTAGCCCTCTTCACCATTCAGCTTCTTCAAGGCTCCCTATAATATTGGCACCAGGAATGTCCGAAACAAGGGGATCACACGGCAAACATGAGGACATGGAGCTGCTAAACAGAGGGCCTTGGACGGTAGAGGAGGACAAGCTCCTCACCCACTACATTGCTTGTCACGGCGAAGGTCGTTGGAATCTCCTCGCTAGGTGCTCAG GGTTGAGGAGAACCGGCAAGAGTTGTCGGCTGAGGTGGTTGAATTACTTGAAGCCCGATGTAAGGCGAGGCAACCTTACCCCTGAAGAACAGCTCCTGATTCTTGAACTCCACTCCAAGTGGGGAAACAG GTGGTCTAGAATCGCACAGCATCTGCCGGGGAGGACAGACAACGAGATAAAGAACTACTGGAGGACTCGAGTGAAGAAGCAGGCGAGGCAGCTGAAGGTCGATGCCAACAGCTCCAAGTTCCGAGATGCCGTGCGGTGCTACTGGATGCCGAGGTTGCTCCAGAAGTTTGGCTCTTCACAAACCATGCAATATTCTCTGGAGGCCAACACCAACACTACCACGAGTGACCAAGTTCAGCATCGtccttgccaagagatcatcaatCCAAGCATGCAATATTGCCAATTGGGAAGTAGCAGCTCCCACGAGCCACAGGCTCCGGAGAATCGATCCGCTGTGTTTCCTCCGCTCCCGGTTAACATGTCCGAGTTCCCGTGGAGAGCATCCGACGAGATCCATGGCGTCGCATTCAATCTTTTCTCTAGTGACTTCTCCATGAACAACGCCTACGACCTAGGCACCTGCGACCTAACGCCGGTGTCGGCATCAGCGCCAATCTATTCGGATTTGGATTACGGTACGGATAACAATGATTGCAGCAACTACAATGGAGATAACTTGTGGAGCATGGATGAGTTATGTGACATGTTGAAAAGCTACGTGAGTGGAGCAGATATTAAGGTTCCTTTCAGTGATTATAATTCTTAG
- the LOC103987405 gene encoding uncharacterized protein LOC103987405, which translates to MSLAIAEKKPQQQRRPGGFVAIFFQLLDWNRRLAKKKLFSRKPLPSVRAAKGSANKYGADDKMPLAKLLLIDDDNQGGFPGEKNPETDVDLGNGMRAPGLVARLMGLQSMPVVAHERPRKATDSSRLSNEQRSGRESLRIDQDLCLEDGGIGKLETRPHKLQKTGAFLERKRTDHGRTKPGASGKKVLSSPSKEKLRKLVSPVKSPRLPSVDHRTRLMKAATKILEPGLQSRRRAKSALTYMDSLPGDAKGADFVAILKESKEPLCDPLPESSMSYGSLGGTSRSELGEEESSRPKIGSSSFKMSNASCSHAGFVEGSLIPFDMQGEHSRNQKTSVPVQAKISVQSKVKGLAERYNQNTSKTKLDGSPTVFPRNQFTQNQSTRVKNKAAFGSSISSRKQGGRDAYGLNGTKGSVFIDRNVGNCSRLKTAYEESSHRRALGSKSLGKNMPRKRTISSFGVKNVDAFHSSCAKQSDKSDMSNQKGIRHNNIGSVYKKCIENDSKNDHGDDLIFRRNDIVSFTFSSQIRRASMTSVSEGATERSRTKKEHINDIGSNKNLMSLAKGSNLTSNRRETLRGDELSNLLEQKIRELTSMDREKLEARDAWSASSIFEELGTAIISEPNYHKYTNGSSQKGIMSCSVDLSVFPIQQSQEAKFGPAATVHSTESNQFSPVSILEASFSNESCSFGSLDASSGGKLQFGLAESCNATQSSDLDTELLDSATSVDIRRSIIHKIRHLTYISLSDPDIQCDDIGFSKTKLGEARHAILNAVLLFENFALYRPDNSVGTLESFLLDMLQAILDALCVKLIGEPSYTGMKGTDQLRELIFDCMIECLNSKYCYLCNSDYTACRSLPFLTTQEQLMREVAKEIRGWIDLAGKYLDDLVKNETETSSGKWTYCKIEAFEASTEMESNILQNLVDELVIDFCRC; encoded by the exons ATGAGTTTGGCCATCGCGGAGAAGAAGCCGCAGCAGCAGAGGCGGCCGGGTGGGTTCGTCGCCATCTTCTTCCAGCTCTTGGATTGGAACCGCCGGCTCGCCAAGAAGAAGCTTTTCTCCAGGAAACCCCTCCCTTCAG TTCGAGCCGCGAAAGGGTCGGCGAACAAGTACGGCGCCGACGACAAGATGCCATTGGCGAAGCTGCTTCTG ATCGACGATGACAACCAGGGAGGTTTTCCGGGCGAAAAGAATCCCGAGACCGACGTTGATCTTGGAAATGGGATGCGAGCTCCGGGGCTGGTGGCAAGGCTGATGGGTCTCCAGTCCATGCCTGTCGTTGCGCATGAAAGGCCGAGAAAGGCTACTGATTCTAGCCGCCTTAGCAATGAGCAGAGAAGCGGTCGGGAGTCTCTCCGGATCGATCAAGATTTATGCCTGGAAGATGGTGGGATCGGGAAGCTGGAAACTAGACCGCACAAGTTACAAAAGACGGGAGCTTTCTTGGAAAGGAAGCGGACTGACCATGGCCGAACAAAACCAGGTGCGTCGGGCAAGAAGGTCCTTTCGTCCCCCTCAAAGGAGAAGCTTCGCAAGCTGGTGTCACCTGTGAAAAGCCCGAGATTGCCGTCGGTGGATCATCGCACCCGGTTGATGAAGGCTGCCACCAAGATTCTGGAGCCTGGGTTGCAGTCTAGACGTCGGGCCAAATCTGCTTTGACTTACATGGattctttgccaggtgatgcaaaagGCGCTGATTTTGTTGCCATCTTGAAGGAGTCCAAGGAACCGTTATGTGATCCTCTTCCCGAGTCTAGCATGAGTTATGGCAGTTTAGGTGGAACCTCGAGATCAGAACTAGGCGAGGAAGAATCTTCGAGACCAAAGATTGGTTCATCTTCATTCAAAATGAGTAATGCTTCCTGCTCTCATGCTGGTTTCGTGGAAGGTAGTTTGATACCATTTGACATGCAAGGTGAACACAGCAGGAACCAAAAGACATCTGTCCCTGTTCAAGCTAAGATTAGTGTGCAAAGCAAAGTGAAGGGCTTAGCAGAGAGGTATAACCAAAATACAAGCAAGACCAAGCTGGATGGGTCACCAACTGTATTTCCACGGAATCAGTTTACACAGAATCAATCAACACGGGTAAAAAATAAAGCAGCTTTTGGTTCCAGCATATCTTCAAGAAAGCAGGGGGGAAGAGATGCTTATGGCTTGAATGGCACGAAAGGTTCTGTCTTTATTGACAGAAATGTAGGGAACTGCAGCCGTTTGAAGACAGCCTATGAGGAAAGTAGCCATAGAAGGGCATTGGGTAGTAAATCTTTGGGGAAGAACATGCCCCGTAAAAGAACAATTAGTAGCTTCGGTGTCAAGAATGTCGATGCTTTCCATTCAAGCTGTGCTAAGCAAAGCGATAAAAGTGACATGAGTAACCAGAAGGGAATAAGACATAACAATATCGGGTCTGTTTACAAGAAATGCATCGAAAATGACTCAAAGAATGATCATGGTGATGATCTTATTTTCAGGAGAAATGACATTGTTTCTTTCACATTCAGCTCACAAATTAGGCGTGCATCTATGACATCTGTATCCGAAGGGGCAACAGAGAGAAGCAGGACAAAGAAAGAACATATTAATGATATTGGTTCCAATAAAAACTTGATGTCATTAGCAAAAGGTAGCAATTTGACTTCTAATAGAAGAGAAACTTTAAGGGGAGACGAACTAAGCAACCTGCTCGAACAAAAAATCAGGGAATTAACTTCCATGGATCGAGAAAAATTAGAAGCTAGGGATGCATGGTCTGCTTCTTCCATTTTTGAAGAGCTGGGAACTGCCATTATATCCGAGCCAAATTATCATAAATATACTAATGGGTCTTCCCAGAAGGGTATCATGTCTTGCAGTGTAGACCTCTCTGTCTTTCCTATCCAACAATCACAG GAGGCAAAATTTGGTCCTGCTGCTACAGTTCATTCCACCGAGAGTAATCAATTCAGCCCAGTATCTATTCTTGAGGCTTCATTTTCAAACGAGAGTTGTTCTTTTGGAAGTCTCGATGCTAGCTCAG GTGGAAAATTACAATTTGGGCTGGCAGAAAGTTGCAACGCAACACAATCATCTGATCTGGACACTGAACTTTTGGATTCAGCAACTTCAGTTGACATCAGGAGGTCTATCATACATAAGATCCGGCATTTGACTTACATAAGTTTAAGTGACCCTGACATTCAATGTGATGACATTGGATTCTCAAAAACTAAACTTGGTGAAGCCAGGCATGCAATTTTAAATGCAGTACTGCTGTTTGAAAACTTTGCCTTGTATAGGCCAGATAATTCTGTAGGCACTCTAGAATCATTTCTTTTAGACATGCTACAAGCAATTTTAGATGCTCTTTGTGTAAAGCTGATAGGTGAACCCAGTTACACAGGGATGAAAGGGACAGATCAGCTCAGAGAGCTAATATTTGATTGCATGATCGAGTGCCTGAACTCCAAGTATTGCTATTTGTGCAACTCAGATTATACGGCATGTCGTAGCTTACCTTTCCTCACAACCCAAGAGCAGCTGATGAGAGAAGTTGCCAAGGAGATAAGAGGGTGGATAGATTTGGCTGGGAAATATCTGGATGATTTGGTCAAGAATGAAACGGAAACTTCATCTGGAAAGTGGACATATTGCAAGATCGAAGCATTTGAAGCAAGCACGGAGATGGAGAGCAACATACTTCAGAATTTGGTCGATGAACTGGTGATAGATTTCTGCCGATGTTGA
- the LOC135640111 gene encoding uncharacterized protein LOC135640111, with amino-acid sequence MSSAQLSSPVVRRRLSAMSSKYSINLVPPCFLYERGDGRKNCPPTLLEPPPLPPSFRVARSVPPSAAPRAMANTSQDEEDGPAGSPEAEQRAIPPLPFAPLPRRSRLSGSGLLASPFPVGNCTSFRTIRSSNLPLAGGPDGVGMMAPAGDRHGRAASERPPSPQEESFPQRKRSTRIKNLKDREGGVDRPLSSSAPAEAVRPWNLRTRRPADNAPAENGPYRFPSLASVSPSPFAAEKSCSGKEMVGAGSDASKKGKGGRFTMSLSREEIAEDFWKIKGTKPPRRPKKRPRNVQRQIEDIFPSSWMLVVAPERYKVNKKLVSSTTKGYAARSSL; translated from the exons ATGAGCTCAGCTCAGCTCAGCTCGCCAGTCGTAAGGAGGCGATTGAGTGCGATGAGTTCGAAGTATTCCATAAATTTAGTTCCCCCGTGCTTTCTATATGAACGCGGCGACGGGAGAAAGAACTGCCCGCCAACATTATTGGAACCGCCGCCCCTTCCCCCCTCTTTCCGAGTTGCACGATCTGTCCCCCCTTCTGCAGCGCCCCGTGCGATGGCGAACACCTCCCAGGATGAGGAGGACGGACCCGCCGGATCGCCGGAGGCGGAGCAGCGCGCGATCCCCCCACTCCCATTTGCTCCGCTTCCACGGCGGTCGCGCCTCTCCGGGTCCGGACTGCTCGCTTCACCATTCCCCGTCGGCAACTGCACCAGTTTCCGCACCATACGATCCTCCAACCTCCCCTTGGCCGGCGGACCCGATGGTGTCGGAATGATGGCTCCCGCGGGCGATCGACACGGCCGGGCGGCCAGTGAGCGGCCGCCCTCCCCTCAGGAGGAGTCCTTCCCGCAGCGTAAGCGATCGACGAGGATCAAGAACTTGAAAGACAGGGAAGGAGGGGTCGATAGGCCGCTTTCCTCTTCTGCGCCGGCGGAGGCCGTCAGGCCATGGAATCTGAGGACCCGGAGGCCGGCGGATAATGCACCGGCTGAGAACGGGCCGTATCGGTTCCCTTCCTTGGCTTCCGTGTCTCCTTCGCCTTTTGCAGCGGAGAAGAGCTGCTCCGGGAAGGAGATGGTGGGGGCGGGATCGGATGCATCCAAGAAGGGTAAGGGTGGCAGATTCACGATGTCGTTGTCGCGAGAGGAAATCGCAGAAGACTTTTGGAAGATAAAGGGGACGAAGCCCCCTCGGAGGCCGAAGAAGAGGCCTAGAAACGTCCAGCGACAGATCGAG GATATATTTCCTTCGTCATGGATGTTGGTGGTGGCTCCAGAACGCTACAAAGTTAATAAG AAGTTAGTGAGTTCGACGACAAAGGGCTACGCTGCTCGGAGTAGTTTATGA
- the LOC135582725 gene encoding uncharacterized protein LOC135582725, giving the protein MVISAETAPRLPEPSVESASAVETGATPSPGVTQGSLLHNFSFPILKTWGRHRVLRCMSVNGKGEAVAGGRRRSAPCPKPAWPRIRASAESGDGDDPGIEEVREKLLVHLREAADRMKLVVPLLPKSGNLKAAPEPTPEPEVRVDPEADTSSAPAAVPWNLRKRRGAARATMEIERHLGSSPPGAAEKRTVRLRSEDSERRERPKFSISLTREEIDEDIYAVTGCRARRRPRKRARVVQKRLDALFPGSWLSEIAADAYRVPD; this is encoded by the exons ATGGTCATCTCGGCAGAGACGGCACCCCGGCTGCCGGAACCTTCCGTGGAGTCGGCTTCGGCGGTGGAAACGGGAGCTACGCCCTCTCCTGGGGTGACGCAGGGGTCCCTCCTCCATAACTTCTCCTTCCCGATCTTGAAGACGTGGGGCCGCCACCGGGTGCTTCGCTGCATGAGCGTGAACGGCAAGGGGGAGGCCGTCGCCGGCGGCCGACGAAGATCGGCGCCCTGTCCGAAGCCGGCGTGGCCGCGGATCCGTGCATCCGCGGAGAGTGGTGATGGCGACGACCCTGGAATCGAGGAGGTCAGGGAGAAGCTGCTGGTTCACCTCCGGGAGGCGGCGGACCGGATGAAGCTGGTGGTCCCGCTGCTGCCCAAGAGCGGGAACCTCAAGGCGGCGCCGGAGCCGACGCCAGAGCCGGAGGTAAGGGTGGATCCTGAGGCTGACACGTCGTCGGCGCCGGCGGCGGTGCCGTGGAACCTGAGGAAGAGGCGCGGGGCCGCGAGGGCTACGATGGAGATCGAGCGGCACCTGGGCAGCTCGCCCCCGGGAGCGGCAGAGAAGAGGACGGTGCGGCTTAGGTCGGAGGACTCCGAGCGGAGGGAGCGGCCCAAGTTTTCGATCTCGCTCACGAGGGAGGAGATCGACGAGGACATCTACGCGGTGACAGGGTGCAGGGCTCGACGGCGGCCAAGAAAGCGGGCGAGGGTCGTCCAAAAGCGACTCGAC GCATTGTTCCCCGGCTCGTGGCTCTCAGAGATCGCCGCCGACGCGTACAGGGTTCCGGATTAG